The Solea senegalensis isolate Sse05_10M linkage group LG4, IFAPA_SoseM_1, whole genome shotgun sequence genome includes a region encoding these proteins:
- the fam72a gene encoding protein FAM72A: MSTSNANFKNKCVTQVNCVFCDSLLCTRGMKAVLLADTEVELFSTDIPPNRTVDFVASCYTTESCKCKLRDIACLKCGNVVGYHVVAPCKPCLLSCNNGHFWMFNSDAVSTLNRLDVTGLNLLLWGDLPELEDSENEESETPSEEECIR; the protein is encoded by the exons ATGTCTACGTCCAACGCAAATttcaaaaacaagtgtgtgacACAGGTGAACTGCGTCTTCTGCGACAGTCTGCTCTGCACGAGAGGAATGAAAGCGGTGCTTCTTGCGGACACTGAAGTGGAGCTCTTTTCAACGGATATACCCCCCAATAG GACTGTTGACTTTGTGGCCAGCTGCTACACCACTGAAAGCTGCAAGTGCAAACTGAGAGACATTGCGTGTCTCAAGTG TGGTAATGTTGTGGGCTATCATGTCGTGGCCCCATGTAAACCCTGCCTGCTCTCCTGCAACAATGGCCATTTCTGGATGTTCAACAGCGACGCGGTTTCAACTCTCAACAGACTGGATGTGACCG GCCTGAACCTGCTCCTGTGGGGAGATCTTCCAGAGTTGGAAGACAGTGAGAACGAAGAATCAGAAACCCCATCAGAGGAGGAGTGCATCAGGTAG